In the Oscillatoria sp. FACHB-1406 genome, CTTGCAAGCCCTGTCTGACGAAGACCCGACTTTCCGCGTCAGCGTCGATCCCGAAACCAACCAAACCGTAATTGCCGGGATGGGCGAGTTGCACCTCGAAATTCTCGTCGATCGGATGTTGCGCGAATACAAAGTCGAAGCAAACGTCGGTCAGCCCCAAGTGGCTTACCGCGAAACCATCCGCCGTCCCTCCCACGCTGAAGGCAAATTCATCCGTCAAAGCGGTGGTAAAGGACAATACGGTCACGTCGTCCTCGACATCGAACCGGGCGAAGTGGGTAGCGGTTTTGAATTCGTCTCGAAGATCGTCGGCGGTTCGATTCCCAAGGAATACGTCCCAGCCGTCGAACAAGGGATCAAAGAATCTTGCGAATCCGGTATCCTAGCAGGATATCCCCTGATCGATTTGAAAGTTACCTTAGTTGATGGGTCTTACCACGATGTAGACTCTTCTGAAATGGCTTTCAAAATTGCCGGTTCGATGGGAATTCGCAATGCCGTAGAGAAAGCATCGCCCGCTCTGCTCGAGCCGGTCATGAAAGTTGAGGTTGAAGTTCCCGAAAACTTTGTCGGTGATGTCATCGGAGATCTCAACTCTCGCCGGGGTCAAGTTGAAGGGATGAATGCAGAAGCAGGCATTTCTAAAGTATCTGCTAAAGTGCCTTTGGCAGAAATGTTCGGTTACGCAACCGACATCCGCTCGAAAACCCAAGGTCGGGGCATCTTCTCAATGGAGTTCAGCCACTACGAGGAAGTACCTCGTCACGTTGCTGAAGCGATTATTGCTAAAAGCAAAGGATCGTAGCCCAACCTAACCTCCAATCTTGCTGAATAACTCCAGCAAGATTGGGATTGAAACGTTTAAGGGCGGCAATTACGGGCAGCCATTACGGGTACGCCGCCCCCGATAGCTCCGTAATTTAGACGGAGCGAAACTATGGAACGCTTAAGTTAAAAAGATAAGGAACGTATTAATTCATGGCACGCGCAAAGTTTGAACGGACTAAACCCCACGTCAACATCGGCACTATCGGTCACGTAGACCACGGCAAAACCACCTTGACCGCAGCGATTACCATGACCTTAGCTGCGTCGGGTAAAGCGAAAGCCCGGAAGTACGACGATATCGATGCTGCTCCTGAAGAAAAAGCGCGGGGGATTACGATTAACACCGCTCACGTCGAGTACGAAACGGAAAATCGTCACTACGCTCACGTCGATTGTCCCGGTCACGCCGACTATGTGAAGAATATGATCACGGGTGCGGCTCAAATGGACGGCGCGATCCTAGTCGTATCGGCAGCCGACGGTCCGATGCCCCAAACGCGAGAACATATCCTGCTTGCAAAGCAGGTTGGCGTTCCCAGCCTGGTGGTATTCCTTAATAAAAAGGATATGGTGGACGACGAGGAACTGCTCGAGTTGGTTGAGTTGGAAGTGCGCGAACTGCTCAGTGACTACGATTTCCCCGGCGATGACATTCCCATCGTTGCAGGCTCGGCTCTGATGGCGCTTGAAGCGATGGTTAAGGAGCCGAAGACGGAGCGCGGGCAAAATGAGTGGGTTGATAAGATTTACGAACTGATGGATGCGGTCGATGAATACATCCCCACGCCCGAACGCGATGTCGATAAGCCTTTCTTGATGGCGGTGGAAGACGTATTCTCGATTACGGGTCGCGGTACGGTTGCGACTGGACGGATCGAGCGCGGTAAAGTCAAAGTCAGCGAAAATGTCGAACTCGTCGGCATTAAAGACACCCGCAGCCACACGGTGACGGGCGTGGAAATGTTCCAAAAGGTTCTCGATGAAGGGATGGCAGGCGATAACGTCGGCTTGCTGCTTCGCGGTATCAACAAAGGCGATATCGAACGCGGAATGGTGTTGGCGAAACCCGGTTCGATTACGCCTCACACTCAGTTTGAGTCGGAAGTGTACGTGCTGAAGAAGGAAGAAGGCGGCCGCCATACGCCGTTCTTCCCCGGATATCGCCCTCAGTTCTACGTGCGGACGACCGACGTAACCGGAACGATCGATGCGTTCACTGCCGACGATGGCAGCGCTGCTGAAATGGTGATGCCGGGAGACCGCGTGAAGATGACCATTCAGTTGATCAACCCGATCGCGATCGAACAAGGGATGCGCTTCGCAATTCGTGAAGGCGGTCGTACCATCGGTGCGGGTGTCGTTGCGAAAATTCTCAAATAACGTTGTAACGTTTTAGGAAAGAGCAGGGAAGTTCGGCTTCTCTGCTCTTTTCTCTGATATGGTAGTTAAGGGGCTAACAAGCCTCGTCTTTTTCTTTATCCGAACCTTGACAATCAGAATATGGCTACGATTCAACAGCAAAAAATTCGCATCCGCCTGAAAGCTTTCGATCGCCGCTTGCTCGATACTTCTTGTGAAAAGATCGTCGATACGGCTAATCGCACCAATGCGACTGCAATTGGCCCGATTCCTTTACCGACGAAGCGCCGCGTTTATTGCGTCCTGCGATCGCCCCACGTCGATAAGGACTCGCGCGAGCATTTTGAAACCCGCACCCACCGCCGCATTATCGATATTTATCAGCCTTCTTCTAAGACAATCGACGCTTTGATGAAGCTCGATTTACCCGCTGGTGTCGATATCGAAGTTAAGCTCTAAGATGGAACGTAACCGGGTGTTTTAGCCCGGTTATTCTGATTCTGGATTGTTATGGATTGGTTGTATCTGGCGATCGCGATCGTCTCCGAAGTTATCGCGACTTCCGCACTCAAAGCCGCTAAAGGATTTACCAATATCGTCCCTTCAATTTTGGTCATCGGCGGTTACACTTCAGCATTTTACTTTCTCTCGTTAACCCTGCGTTCCATTCCCCTTGGCATTGCTTACGCGATTTGGGCGGGCGCTGGCATTATTTTAGTTTCCTTAGTGGGCTTATTTCTCTATCATCAAACGCTCGATGCAGCAGCAGTAGTTGGGATGGGTTTAATTGTTGCGGGCGTTGTTGTACTTAATCTTTTCTCGAAAACAGTACAGCATTAATTTTTAGGGCTATTATTCGGTAGAAAATCGGGCAAATGGCATTCGCCCCTACCAAAATTTGACCTAATACCAATTTAGGATTACGTTGCCTAGAATCAACTCTCCTAAATTCTCAGGATAGCGGTGCGTTACGCTTCGCTAACACACCCTACTGCCGTGACACAGCTAAAACTGTGCGATAGGTTTCTCGTTCTATTGCTTACTCGATCGGGTTTCAAGAGTTTTTCTAAAGCCTCATTTAAGGTGTGTCACGGCACTACTTTTCATTCTATGCAGCGACCCATCAATCTGGTATAACTGCCTTGGTGATGGCTATAAATTTGGCATTAGCGATAGGGGAATTTTGAGTTTTTCTTACGCTCTTTTCTAGCGCGTTCTCTAACATTTTGTTTAAGTAAGTAGCTAAATCCAACCCGCTCGAATCGATCGACTAATTCTTCCTCTGTTATCTTTAAAGAATTTGCCGTTGCTGCCAAGTTCCATTCGTGCTTTGCCAACTGACTTAATAAATAAACTCGCTTTGTTTGTGCGACCGAAAGACGATAAGTTTTTAGATATTCTATCTCTCCTGTCGCTCGAATAATGGCTTCGCCGGTATGATTTTCTGCTTTCGGGTTGAGATCGGTGATAAAGCGCTGAAGCGTGAAACAATCTGTTGTATAAATTCGCTGAGATTTGACAGCACGACCTAAGAGATCGCTTGCCATAAATCCTTGGAAGTGCGCCCATTCTTCTCGCATTTTCGCGATCGCGCTTCGCAAATCTCCGAGATTCTCCACCTCTTCATCCCGAACCTCGGTCGCCATTGGATACGTCGTTTCATACAGCAATCCATACTGAAAAATCAACTCGCCGTAGAAATCTTCCAATAAACTTTCGTGCAGCGCGCGATAATCTTCGGGGGTAGGCACGATGAAGGCAGAAGCGAGGGTTTCGGCGACAAAAATTAATACGCCGACCTGTCCTTCGTGAATCTCGAACAACCGTAACGCGCGATCGAATCCCGGAATGCTGCGCCCTTGATAGGAAATTTCCCAACGCGGATTTAAGCCTTCTGCAAGCAACTGTCGAGAATATTCCTGCCAAGCAATTTCCGGGCCTGAAAAATACAGGGCTAAAAACCCTTCCATCGCTAAATGGAGTGGTAACAATCGCAGTTGATTTTTGTCCTCGCGTTTTACCATGCGATGGAGAATGCGAACGGTCTGACCGAGGCGTTCTCCATCCTTAATGAATTGTCCCCCATAACTCGAGATCGCGGAACCATCTTCCGTCCAATTTAAAACTAAACCGTGCGGAATATAGGAGATATATTCCAAATTGGGTTTACGGGGATGATTTTCGAGCGTCACTGCTGTAACTTTCTCCGAATAACTGCGACGAAATAAGCGTAAATCGCCCCGTGTTTGAGTGCGGAGGAGTGGCACCAAACGCAGAGAACCGCAGGTTTGGGAAGGGGCAATTTTGATGCCGTGGAGAGTAAGGGTTTCGAGGAGGGGGGCTTTAGTTGTCATGCCGCTTTATTACTCCATAGAAGAAGATGCTAAGCCTTTAACAATTGCCGAACTCTCCCAGCGAGATAATCTTCCAACTCCCTCAAGCTGGCAGAACCTTCGGCAAACCGGGCAAAATTCAACATAGCGGGCAAATCTTCAGCATCGCGCAAACCGACGGTGGGAATACTCGGATGGAGCGATCGCAAGGAAAAATCTTCGCCATCAAAGACTGGATTGCACTGTACGATTGAAGTATGACGCTCTGGATCCAGTTTGTGGCGATAAACGCGCAGCACTTCCGCCGCGCCTTGGGGGGGATCGTTTTCGCAGCCATCGGAAAGAATAACGATGAGTTCGGCTCCCCAGTCTAGCGCGTCTAGGAGTGGCGTGGCGAGGTCGGTTTGACCGCGCGGGCGCACGGTTAGGGGGTTTGTCTGCGGTATCGTCCAGAAGGCGCGATATTCACTTGCAGCAGCTTGCAAAAGGTAATGGCTGGCGAGGGCAACGCCGAGAGGACGGCGGCGCTTTTCCGAGGAACCGGAGGTGGAATAGCTACAATCGAGAACGGCGGCGACTTTGCCTAATTTGAAAGGGGCAGCGGCGAGGAGTTTTTGGGCAGCTTGGATTAATGCTACCTCGAAGCGCACCTCTCGTTTTTCCGGCGGTAAGGAGAGGATGTAGAGTGCGAGGCGAGTCAGGGGCAGGTTTTCCCAATCGACAGCGATTTCGACTTTGGGGAGGCGCGCGGCGGTTTGTTGGAGGCGCAATCTTTCTCCTTCTGTCATCTGGGCTTGGATGCGTTCGAGGAAGAGGGGGCGCGGGATGCGATGTTTGGTGGCGAGACCTTCGGCGATGGTGAAGGGGAGGGAATAGATGGCTTCGGCGCTATAATGCGCTTGGCGAAATTGCTCGAAGAGAGGCGTTTCGTAGCTGCGTTGCTGCCAGTTTCGGAACAGAAAGTTACCGAGTTCTCCGGGTAATGTGAGGTGGGCGTGAGACGCGATCGCGCGAACTTTGGAGCGATATTTAACGGCTTGGAACTCGATATGTTTGCAGTGGCGGAGGTAGTCCCGCGCGATCGCGCGACTGCGGCGATTATTAATACCTCGAACTTTCAATTGTTCTAAGACTTTCCAGGCGCGTTGGGGCGGCAAACGATTCAATGATGCGGCAATTAAAGCCCCTTCTTCGGCGCGATGTTCGGGCGATACGGCTTTGCCGGTTGCTAAGAGTTTGAGAATCATTTCTGCGGTGTTGAAATGATTGATTCCAGCAGCGAGGGAGCGCGTGTAGAGGAGGCGATAGTTGCCTAAAATATAGTCGTGGAGAAAGTCGATCGATACGCCTTGTCCGAAGGCTTCGCTGTAAAACTCTTGCTGTCCCGTACAAGCGAGACAAGCATTAATAAAGAGGACTAAATCTTCGCGAGCGACGGTTTCAATTCGACTCGACCAGCGATCTCGTTCTGAGGCGATCGCGATCGGTTGCGATCGAGAATTCAGCATTTAAACGGGATTTTGAATCTTTTGAAAGGGCTGCCAAGGGAAGTGGCGGCACGACGAGCGTTATTTTGCTCCAGAGGCAAGGTTCGGAAGTCGCACTCAAGTCCCGCTTGACAGCTAATATGATTGTAACACGAGCTTACGACAAGCCGCCAATGCTTGCTAACCAAACCGCTCTTGGAACACAAACGCTCTATTTGCCGTCGCTGGAGAACAAGCTAAAATGAACGGTATAATCGACACTCAGACGCGACTCTTGTAACGCTATGAAACCCGAACGGTTGATTGCTTGCACCATCTCTGCGTGCATGGCTGCGGCTCCAGTCTTGCTAGAAGTTCCTCGCGCTGTAGCCGCAGAACCCTATAATCCCGAAGAACAAGTTCGCATCGATCTCTATCAGCGGGCGAGTTCGGCCGTTGTAACTTTGGATGTGGGCAGAAATTCGGGTTCGGGCAGCATTATTGAGGCGAATGGCTTGGTTTTAACTAACGAGCACGTGATTCGGGGCGCGAGAGGGGGTAGAGTGGATGCGATCGCGTCGAATGGCAAACGCTACTCCGGACAAGTCCTGGCAGTCGATCGCGCTAACGACCTCGCCTTAGTCCAGCTACAATCCTCAGAACGTTTACCCGTCCTCAGTCTTGCTAGCGGTAGCAGTATCCGCGTCGGACAAGAAGTTTACGCGATCGGTAGCCCTTTTGGACTGTCGGGAACCCTCACCACCGGCATCCTCAGCCGCATCGCCGAAAACGGCGACCTCCAAACTGATGCGGCGATCAATCCCGGCAATTCTGGCGGTCCGTTACTCAACTCCCGAGGCGAGCTAATTGGGGTTAATAAAGCCATTTTAAGCCCCGGCGGTCGGGGTAATATTGGGATCGGCTTTGCGACGAGCGCCGATGCTGTCAAACAGTTTATCGCGCGTTCCCGGAATGCGATCGCGTCCGGACAGCGAACGCCCAGCGCACCCACCGCAGAACGCCCGCGTTTGGGGGTTGAGGTTGGCGAGAATTTAGTGATTCAAAGCATCGAACGCAATTCTCTGGCGCAACGTATGGGTTTGCGTCCCGGCGATCGCATCGTTGCGATTAATCGCTATCCCCTACGCAGCGTTGACGAATTAGTAGACTTTATCGCGCAAGAACCGGAAGGAATGTTACTCACCGTTGCGCGCGGTCGTCGTCTTGCTACGTTGCAAGTCCAATTCTAATCCCTTTTTATCGTTGTGTCGCTCGCAGCGTTTCGATCGCGCTTAGCGCTCGGTGACGTTGGCGATCGTTCCTAGAAAAGCGACCGAACAGGAGATGATACCAGAACCAGCGGCGCAGGATCGCACGCGATTTGCCCAGTAGTAGCGCGATGGGAAAGTGGAGAAGCCAAATTGTACCGAAAGCAACCACCCAAGTCACAGGATCCCCGATGGGAAAACGCGACCACTGCCAAAGCGCGATCGCGCCGACGATAACCGCCGCTAAAACCCACGCCAGCCATTCAACTCTGCGTTTTGTCTCGAGGTGAAGTCCTCGCAAAATTTGCTGAATTAACCAATGGTGAGTAGCGGTCAAGCTCAAAATCAGCCTTTCATCCTGCAAGTAATCGTTGCAGATTTGGCAAGCGATCGCGCCGTCGAAGGAAATGTGACTGCGAACCACCCTCTCTTCGCTCTCGCCGTCTTGATAAAACGTTGAAAACGCGATCGCATCGCTAAATAAAGCATAATGTCGCAAATCTGTCAACATTTCCGAGGAAAATTTTAAGATTTTGCCTTGAGAGCGAGCGACTTGAATGCGCTCGAGGAGATCGCGATCGAGGCGAAACTCAATCCCATGAAAGATAATTTGTTGAGGGGATATCTTTTCTCGGTCGATGCGGATGTAAGAAACGGGATATTTCAAAATTCAAAATTCATCAATAATTCGTAGTTCGTAATTCGTAATTCGTAGTTCGTAGTTCGTAATTCGTAATTCGTAATTCGTAATTCGTAATTCGTAATTCGTAATTCGTAATTCGTAATTCGTAATTCGTAATTCGTAATTCGTAGTTCGTAATTTATCCCTCCTTCATCATTCATAACTCATCATTCATAACTCATAACTCATAACTCATCATTTCCTTAAAGCTTTGCGCGCAATATCGATCGCAAAACCCAACAGTCCCCGCCATTGACGTTCGCTAGCGGCAACATTTTCGTGGTGAATTTTTAGTAGCAAATCTTGATGAGGATGATCGATAACCATTTCACTGTAGCGGTTAATAATCTCCCCATCAAGTTGAACGATAGTTTGAGCGTAAATCGTGTCGGTTTTAACCGCTTTAGCAATCACCGCCGCTGCATTTCCCGGATAAGCTGCATCAACTTTCAACAGCATTGCATTGCGATTATCGAGGGCTGCTTTCAACTCCTTAAGTTTTCGCAAACTGCGAAGGAAACGAAGATCGCACAGAAGGCGTTGCACATCAAGCAAATCATCGCCAGAAGTACGCTTGAAAGGATTAGGCAATTGCGTATTGTGTTCGTTAATCTCAAAATCGGTATCGGTGAGAATGCGATTGCTATCTGGGGAACCGAGTCGAGCGGGATCGTACAAAGCGGAATCGGGATTTGCTAGCGCCAAGGCATAATTAAGTTCTAAATGGCGGCGTAACTCCAAATAGCGATCGCGTAACGATTCGTGGATAGAATTTTGCTCTAAGTACGCGCGATCGATCCCATAAAGCGCCCGGTACGCATCCCAGGGAATAAACTTATCCGCCGTAATGCGATCGACAATCATCGTATTCACTTCCAAAGCAGTAATTTCGAGCAAAGTATCGCCTAACGACTCGACAAAACTATTAACTTGCCCTTCAAGACGGGCAATATTTAACATCTCCTTGGGGGAATACCGATTGTTCGTTTCCGTTGTGCGGGCGGACTTTCGTTCCACACCGCCCCCTTTCCGCTGTAAGTTGCGCGATGGCGCATTTTGTCTGCTCACAACACCTTCCTTTCTCGAACTGACGATCTCTCCATTAAACACCTCTTAATTAAATGACATTGACTTAAAATACGTGGGCGCTGCTTCCTCAGTCTTAAAGTCAGCGATCTTCCTTTAAGATTGATTCTCCGAAGGGGGCATTTTGCCGTTTTCTGGAGTAGTATTCGGTAGCGGAGGAGTCTCATCGATATCTTCCCCCTCCTCAGTACCGAGGTCAAACGCTTCCAGAACACTTTCATCGACACTTAAAAGCGTCGCATTAGGATAAGGTTCTAGTTCCTCTGCCGCAAAGTCATCCCAATCTTCCTCTAATTCGACATCCGATAGCAACGACTCGGGTTCAAGCGGATTAGCAAAGGGATCCAATGATTCAAACTCTTCCCATTCATCATCGCTACTCGTGCTTCCCGCACTTGCATTAGAACCGGTTAAGTCTGAAGTCTGCGTTTCCGCCAACCAATCCGTCCTCCAATCTTCCGCTTCAGGATTAATAAATTCCCTCGAAGCTCCATCTGGACGACCCGTTAAAGTATCCTCCGTTAGCCCGACCCAGTTTTCATCATCCTCATCGAATCCAGTTTCAAAGATTAAATTTTCCGTTCTTAGCTCTAACTGCTCCGGTTGCGAACTCACTTCTCCCGAACCCAACTCGCTCCCATTACTCTCTAAGTTTGGCTCGCGATTCGGAAAACTGACTGTTCGCAAGTCTGGAACGCTCGGATCTGCGTCTAAATCATCCTCGCTATACTCTCCCCAATCGTCATCCTCAAAATGGATATCGGGAACGAGATCGCTAAGCATTGTTGTTTCCGAATCCCAAGCTTTCTCTTCCTCTTCATCAACCCAATCTGCTGCTAAAAGTTCATTAGCCGTGGTTGCATTCAAACCAGAGTTTATTTCCGGGACTTCTTCATCGTAAAGACCATCTAGCCAGCTATCATCGGAATTATCCGCTATTTCTAAGCGCTCCGATTGTCCATTTTCACTCGTTAAATCGTCCCAATCTTCATCCTCGAAGTCGAGCGCGTCCTCTGGTCTTGAGGAAGGCATCGAGATTTCAAGCATAGTATCTTCCGCGTCAATATCGCCCCAATCTTCATCGTCCAACTCAATGATTTCTTCTCGCTCTCGTTGAATTGGAGTTTGTATTTCTGTCGCTTCCGAAGCAATATCGCCCCAATCTTCATCCTCTAACTCAATGATTTCTTCTCGCTCTCGTTGAATTGGAGTTTGTATTTCTGTCGCTTCCGAAGCAATATCGCCCCAATCTTCATCGTCCAACTCAATGATTTCTTCTCGCTCTCGTTGAATTGGAGTTTGTATTTCTGTCGCTTCCGAAGCAATATCGCCCCAATCTTCATCCTCTAACTCAATGATTTCTTCTCGCTCTAGCTGAATTGGCGTTTGTATTTCTGTCGCTTCCGAGGCAATATCGCCCCAATCTTCATCCTCTAACTCAATGATTTCTTCTCGCTCTAGCTGAATTGGCGTTTGTATTTCTGTCGCTTCCGAGGCAATATCGCCCCAATCTTCATCCTCTAACTCAATGATTTCTTCTCGCTCTAGCTGAATTGGCGTTTGTATTTCTGTCGCTTCCGAGGCAATATCGCCCCAATCTTCATCCTCTAACTCAATGATTTCTTCTCGCTCTCGTTGAATTGGAGTTTGTATTTCTGTCGCTTCCGAGGCAATATCGCCCCAATCTTCCTCATCATCAAAGCTAATAACTTCTTCTTGGACTGTTGGTTTTGAGAGTGCCTCTCCCCCCAAGACATCGCCCCAATCTTCCTCATCATCAAAGCTAATAACTTCTTCTTGGACTGTTGGTTTTGAGAGCGCTTCTCCTCCTAAGACATCGCCCCAATCTTCTTCATTAAAATTAATAACTTCTTCTCGAACTAACGGTTGAACGGGAGAGCGATCGAGGGTTTCTTCCACTGAGACATCGCCCCAGTCTTCCTCATCATTAAATCGCATATCCGAGGTTGAATTTAATCGGTTGCTGCTGGATAAGCTTGAAATTACTGCTGTCCCATTGCTGCCTGTTTCTTCAGTAAACTTAATGAGTTCCTCTCGACTGTTTGACGGGGTAGAAATCTGAGGGGAAGCTTCTGTTTTTATTGCTTTACCCCAATCTTCTTCAGAAAATTCCGAATTCGGGCTGGGACTTGCAACGGGAGGGCTGCTAGCGGGAGAAGAGACGGGCTGTGCGATTGGCTCCTCCCGAACTTCTGGGAGCGGCGTTACTGGCGTTCCCGTTTCTAGCTGACTGAGTTCTTGCTTAACTCCCGCCCAATCTGCGTCTGAAAACATCTCTGAGTTGGGGGCTGAATCAGTCGGTACAATCTGCTTTGCGGCTCCCTTCGGGGACGCAGGTGCAACTTCTTCGCTCAGTGATGAAGTTACAATTCCATCACTGAGGGGAGGGAATGAGGATGGAAAAACGCTTAGATTTTCAAGATTGCTCGATTCTGAAGTGGATTTTTGGGGTTCTCGATCTTCTAGCGCGGCGCGAGCTTCAGAAGTTGGAAAAGGGGATGTCACTTGAATGCCCACAGCTTCTTCCCAGTCCTCAATCTCTAAGTCAGAGACGGGCTTTTCAGGTGCGGGAGGAACGGGAATTGCTTCCGGTGTTACCGGGGCTGCGGGAACGGGCGATTCTAAGCTCGGAAGGGGCGTTAAAGGAGTGCTAGTCGGTCTGAGAGAGGGAATAACGGGGGTAGAGGGCAGACTGAGATCGGGCTGCGGGAGGGAGGGTTGAGAGACAAGGGGAGGCAGCAGCGAGAGTTCGAGGAGGGGCTGCTGAGAGTCTCGATTTTGCTGGGATTGGTTTTGCTGTCGGAGGGCGTTCAAAACCTCAAAGAGCTTTTGCAAACTTTGTAGGTTGT is a window encoding:
- the tuf gene encoding elongation factor Tu, whose translation is MARAKFERTKPHVNIGTIGHVDHGKTTLTAAITMTLAASGKAKARKYDDIDAAPEEKARGITINTAHVEYETENRHYAHVDCPGHADYVKNMITGAAQMDGAILVVSAADGPMPQTREHILLAKQVGVPSLVVFLNKKDMVDDEELLELVELEVRELLSDYDFPGDDIPIVAGSALMALEAMVKEPKTERGQNEWVDKIYELMDAVDEYIPTPERDVDKPFLMAVEDVFSITGRGTVATGRIERGKVKVSENVELVGIKDTRSHTVTGVEMFQKVLDEGMAGDNVGLLLRGINKGDIERGMVLAKPGSITPHTQFESEVYVLKKEEGGRHTPFFPGYRPQFYVRTTDVTGTIDAFTADDGSAAEMVMPGDRVKMTIQLINPIAIEQGMRFAIREGGRTIGAGVVAKILK
- a CDS encoding trypsin-like peptidase domain-containing protein; the encoded protein is MKPERLIACTISACMAAAPVLLEVPRAVAAEPYNPEEQVRIDLYQRASSAVVTLDVGRNSGSGSIIEANGLVLTNEHVIRGARGGRVDAIASNGKRYSGQVLAVDRANDLALVQLQSSERLPVLSLASGSSIRVGQEVYAIGSPFGLSGTLTTGILSRIAENGDLQTDAAINPGNSGGPLLNSRGELIGVNKAILSPGGRGNIGIGFATSADAVKQFIARSRNAIASGQRTPSAPTAERPRLGVEVGENLVIQSIERNSLAQRMGLRPGDRIVAINRYPLRSVDELVDFIAQEPEGMLLTVARGRRLATLQVQF
- a CDS encoding multidrug efflux SMR transporter, yielding MDWLYLAIAIVSEVIATSALKAAKGFTNIVPSILVIGGYTSAFYFLSLTLRSIPLGIAYAIWAGAGIILVSLVGLFLYHQTLDAAAVVGMGLIVAGVVVLNLFSKTVQH
- the rpsJ gene encoding 30S ribosomal protein S10; the encoded protein is MQQQKIRIRLKAFDRRLLDTSCEKIVDTANRTNATAIGPIPLPTKRRVYCVLRSPHVDKDSREHFETRTHRRIIDIYQPSSKTIDALMKLDLPAGVDIEVKL